The Musa acuminata AAA Group cultivar baxijiao chromosome BXJ3-6, Cavendish_Baxijiao_AAA, whole genome shotgun sequence region AAAACCCACCCTTTTAGAGATCCTTTTCCTTGTGGATGGAGGAAGCGCGCGGATGAGCGTGTACCGTCTTGAGCTTGAGGAGGTGGTCGCGGGAGGGGACGTCACCTGCGCCGCACACGCGGAGGACCTCGTCCCTCGCGCGCCCCTGCCACTCGGGGTGCATGGCCAGGAGCACCGTCGCCCACGTCAGCAGGTTGGAGGTGGTCTGCTTCCCCGCGAAGAAGAACGTCTTGCACTCCTCCACGATGTCCCGTACGGTGATCGTCGACGTTCGCGGGGCAGCCATGGTGCCCGCATTGATCATGACATCCAACAGATCCTTCGGATTGCCGCCGTCGGGCTTCTCCTCGTCAGCCCGCTCCTTTCGCCGGCCGATCAGCCTGATCAAACTTCTTCTGATCTCCTTCTCCAGCCTCCACGAGTTGGTATTCCTTTTCGTCGGTAAGAATCTATGAATTTGTTTTCAGAAAATTATTAGTCGTGGATAATGGCAGATGCGTGTTCGATCGATGCATGGCGATGGTCGGATACGATACCTGTAGCCAGGGATGAAGACCTTGCGGAACGCCTCGGCCGCGAACACCATCTGCTGTGTCTGCAAATGAAAGATAGCCTTGCCCTCCTCGTAGCACCTGCTGCCGAACGCCGTCCGGGTGATGGCGTCCTCGGTCACGGTCTGGAACCACTCGGACACATCTATCTCCACCTCCTCGCCGGAGGCCGCCAGATTCTCCACCATGCGCAGCACCGTCTTCGCGAtgaaaggcatcagcaactagtgGATTCAGAGGAACTCGATCAATGCGAAACAAGCTGATCCTCTGCCTACCTTTCTATGCAACTCCCACTACACATGGATTTCTTCAAGAACAGTACGGAGGTGCTTACTTTGAGGTTCTCCATGTGGAAGGTCGGGGTGAGGACCTTCCTGTGATgagcccatttctcccctctgagGCTCACCAGCCCCTCGCCCTCGAGCTGCCGAACCAGCGGGTGGGACTCGTACCGCTCGAAGACGTCCGGCCGCGACAGGAAGATCTCTCTGATGAGGTCGGGGTCGGCCACGGTGAGGCGCGCCGTAGGCCCGAACCATAGCAGAAACGTGGAGCCTGGAAAAGTGAGCTCGATacagtgaagaaaagggattgaaaccagAAAGAACAGTCGCCGAGGTAAATGTTTGTAGgtaaaagataagaaaagaaaacaaggtGGGAGATTCAATTGTGGAACAGAGCAACCAAGGAAGGCAATAGAAGTGGGACAGAGTACGGGAGAGATGACAATAACTGCTACAACCAGAGAACTACAGGAGAACTAACAGTGGAAGAGCTGAACGAGGTACCATAAATCTTCTTCCAGTAGTGATAGAGGGGAAAtggcaaaaaaaattaaaaagagaacAAGGCAAAAGCAAAAAACAGTCAATTAAGGTCATGAGGATGGAGGAGGAAGTAACCATAGATCTTCTTCCAGTAGTGATAGAAGGGAAGGACTCTGGGGAGGATGTTGTGAGAGGTTTGAGGCGTCATTGGCTCGGAGGAGGCTTCCAGCATCATGCCAACCATCTCCTTGACGCTGCCAATGAAGAAGCGGTATGGGGGTCCTCTTATGCCTTGCCTTGCGAAGTGCTTCTCCAGCCTCTTCGGCCTCCACCACAAGAACTCCAACGCAGCTTCCAGCGCGATGAACACGGACGCTCCTATCACACCCAGGCACAACCACCACTTCCATGACCACCCCATCCTCCTCCTACCACTGCCAGCAGCGCTagctgatgaatcaaacgaaaacAGAACTTGTTAGCTCCTCTCAACTGCGTAGGTTGACTCCGACCTCGGAGAGAGAAccaaaaagagaggaagaaggagGGAAGGAGGGAGAAGAGGGTGCGAGTTTATATAGGCATAGCAAAGTTTATGAGGATCAACGAGAGGTAACTTTCTGTAAATTTCATGCTCTAAAGTGTCCTTTATGCTATGGAACTGTATCTTCTGATCAGAAATTATTTGATTGTCGGGCTGAGTCACCAAAGCCGAATCGATTGGAGTCGAGCTGAAAATAATTGGCGACTCATCACATCTTTAGCCAAGCTTAAATGGTACAAAATCTAATTGGAAAGCAGAGTAAGGTCTTGCAAACATGTTCGAGAGATTCTGCCACATGTCCCGTAGACCGCGGCGTGATGTCCTTCGAGAAATAAgaaacacacactctctctctgaaGTAGATGGATGGCGTCGACCCTCGTGGAAGAGCAGTGAGGCCGCCTCTGCCGATATCGGACACATGGCGGCCCTGTTGGTGGCAGACTGCATACGTGTCAACGGTCAACTGTGTTCCCTGTGCCGCTATCCATATCGATTTATAGCTAAAAATGAgatcaaattattatttcatgATGACAAATATAATGCGTATATATACGTACCTAATTCGATTTCGGAGAGGAAGAGATCGGTGTGACGGAAGAAGAATGAGACTGCCAATTGTGAGAAACGTCGATCGCTTAGCTTAACGAATGcattcttttatttctttatcttattaacagaaggaaaaaaaaaactgacgtcattttttttaaatataattttttagaaaataacatTTAAACATTGTGTGataagattaattttaatcatcaaTCAATTTAatgagataaaattgattatatttaTCTCAACTTTTCGAATGATATCTGATAGTGAGTACATCGTTAGTCAATCTTCCTCCGACACATGAGAAAATAAATGACGAAGACTACTCTCCATCATAATACCCATGTGGGTTAAGATCTAAAGTAAACGTTTATAGGTTGTCCAAAAACTCATCTTTAACACGATAAAGAAAAAGAATCTTTTTCGAACTCCTCGCGTTCACATTCATACATCTATGAAACCTTCTTCGACCTCGGTCTTCGTACATGTGACATCTTTGGAGCTCGACGTTTTCTAGATATAGAagaaataatatcattaataatttaaaaaaaatatttttagataatatGAAGACGTGACATTTGTGAGAGTTGATATAATATATTCAATCGACGGTTTGTCATATTCACATAAATTTGATGTATTAAATCatcgaaaataataattatataactACGAAAAGCTCTAGTGTTTATAAATGGGCGGAACAGGATACGGATGATGCTAACAGTGAGGAATCCACATCAACGCTTCTGTTCATGGATTGGACTACTTCTATGTATTATGTTCTCAGTTGTATCGTCTCGAACAGATTGCCTCGGTGCATTTATGGCAGTCGGCCCCAAGATTAAGACGCCGGAGCTGATCATCGTCTttaccaagagagagagagagagagagagagagagagggagttgGTCTTAGAATCACTAGTGAAAAAGATAATCCAttgaatgatgcatatttttgtgttTCATCAAAGTCGAcagtaataaatataataaaattcaatATCTACTTCTTTTTTTGGTCCAAATAACTTTGTCCTATCCGGATTTTGTAGCTATGTTCTCAGCAGCAACAAAAAGATTTATGATATattcatcataaaatatttttctgtcTCGATCTAAATATAACATAAGCCATTAACCAATAACAAGTGAACTTATTTTAGAAACAATCTTTTAATTGCAATAACAATAATATAatacattttttctttttctttcggaTAAAGAAACCGAGAATATATTACCTCAAAAACCTATTATAAACTATCTCGTGCTCATCAGAGCACAAAATGGAACTAAGCTCAGCTTAGTTTTGGAATGGGGATTGGGTTCTCTTTGCTTCCTTCAATTTGTGTTCTGATGAGCACAATGTAATTTGAAATAAGCTTTTGAGGTGATATATTTTTAAGAATCATATTCCTAATTAGAATAAAAGTGTTCATCTTCTCTCTTTTGAATTTGCCGCCTCATATATTATGCTGCACTGttcctctatctctctctctctctctagagacAAGCCATCCGCATTCATGGCCCCCTGTCAGGTGCCACATCCCTCGGAGTTCCATGAAATCgttgataagagagagagagagagagagagagagagagagagagagagagggaggaaagCTCGGTGGAAGCGTAAGGCTACGACATTGTCACGATGCATGCTTATCATCCACAGCAGTTGCATAAACCATACCCTTAGCTTTTGAGCTTGTTTTAGAGCCAGCAATCAATAGAATTGCCTCGGTGCATACAAATTTTCCGAATGATGCAACTGCTATCCTTATCCCAGATGTGGTTTTACCTCTCGATGAAGCTGTCTCAATTCATAGTATTCAACAGCAATATTTAATGTGAATGTGCCCCTCCAAGAGCTGCTGGCCTTATCCAACACTAAAAGATCTTCAATATAGTTAAGTTAGATGATTAGTAGCATTCTACATAAAAGTCTAGATAAGAACTTACCATTCACTCTTAGTTTGACCGTAGCTCCTCCAATATCAACTTTTTTGGACTTTCTGGCTCTTACGCTTCAGTTCTTAATTTTTATGATCTTTCTTTCACACATAAGTTCTTCCATGCTTTGATTCCTTGTCCTTCCAAAAATACTTTTCGACTCTCAACATCTATGTTATCGTACCGATCATTAATTGGCTTGTTCTAGCACCACTAATCTTTGTTTTTGTATTAGGTCAACTCATTATCCATACTGGTCTTTTCaagcaaaacatcaattagcatcGAGGATTAGATAAAGCTAAAACTTTGATTATTAAAAGCAAACCCTTTTTTATTTCTCAAGTAGCAAAAGTAGGACAGTATCAAACAATGGATAACCTAAGATTTAACAGCACCAATCCAAACAAGAAAAGCAAAGCTACTAGTGAGATGTTATGATATGACAAGACTAGGCAGCTTGTGGCGTTCATCAAAGTCCTGTGGTTAGCTGTTAAGGGTGTCGGGAGTAGAAACATGCCAATCTCTCGAGCCTGCACTGCAGTTTCCACCACCATTTCGTGCTCCCTTTTAACTTTCTTTTCCATCGGAAAAGAGCTCGATTTCGGCGTTACGCTAATGTTATCATCCGCCTGCCGACTCAGAAGATGAAAGAGAAGGAACTTTCCGGGTTCCTTCTCATCACAGAACGAGGAAAGATATTGTTCTTAACGTCAACGTTGGAGGATCACCGCGGGCCTTCACATGCAATTGAGCTCTCTAAAGCAAGTCGAAGGCTAGACAAGACCTTGATGGCTCAGTGACAGCTGCAACGATAAGAGTAA contains the following coding sequences:
- the LOC135640255 gene encoding cytochrome P450 734A6-like, whose translation is MGWSWKWWLCLGVIGASVFIALEAALEFLWWRPKRLEKHFARQGIRGPPYRFFIGSVKEMVGMMLEASSEPMTPQTSHNILPRVLPFYHYWKKIYGSTFLLWFGPTARLTVADPDLIREIFLSRPDVFERYESHPLVRQLEGEGLVSLRGEKWAHHRKVLTPTFHMENLKLLMPFIAKTVLRMVENLAASGEEVEIDVSEWFQTVTEDAITRTAFGSRCYEEGKAIFHLQTQQMVFAAEAFRKVFIPGYRFLPTKRNTNSWRLEKEIRRSLIRLIGRRKERADEEKPDGGNPKDLLDVMINAGTMAAPRTSTITVRDIVEECKTFFFAGKQTTSNLLTWATVLLAMHPEWQGRARDEVLRVCGAGDVPSRDHLLKLKTMGMILNETLRLYPPAVATIRQAKADAELGGRSIPRGTELLIPIIAVHHDPCLWGPDVAQFNPARFADGASRAARHPAAFLPFGLGARTCIGQNLALLEAKLTLAVILQRFAFRVAPSYVHAPTALMLLHPQQGAPIVFRSLARPSDPWTSTAAQNDGCS